Proteins from one Bacillota bacterium genomic window:
- the fliE gene encoding flagellar hook-basal body complex protein FliE yields MEVLKVGPGIGAPASLGRPATPKTDWNGFGDLLRDAINQADALQKEADTQSVRLAAGDVEDLHEVVLATEKARIATELAIQIRNKALEAYQEIMRMQV; encoded by the coding sequence GTGGAAGTGCTGAAGGTTGGGCCGGGGATAGGCGCGCCCGCGAGCCTGGGGCGCCCAGCAACCCCCAAGACTGACTGGAATGGTTTTGGGGATCTTCTGAGGGACGCCATAAACCAGGCTGATGCCCTGCAGAAGGAAGCGGATACGCAGTCGGTGCGCCTCGCTGCCGGGGACGTTGAGGATCTGCATGAGGTGGTGCTAGCCACGGAGAAGGCTAGGATCGCAACGGAACTGGCCATTCAGATCCGCAACAAGGCGCTGGAGGCGTACCAGGAAATAATGCGGATGCAGGTCTGA
- the flgC gene encoding flagellar basal body rod protein FlgC: MGFFNALNTSASGLTAQRLRLDLIANNLANANTTRTAEGGPFRRRVPVLATRGGGFIQMLQGFMKGGSWLDRAAGLSAGVRVTAVAEDTSPLLVRYDPGHPDADENGYVEGPNVDVVVEMVDMISATRAYEANLAAIESFKRMATRALDIGRG, from the coding sequence ATGGGGTTCTTTAATGCCTTGAACACTAGCGCCTCGGGTCTCACCGCGCAGCGGCTCAGGCTTGACCTCATAGCTAACAACCTGGCTAACGCCAACACCACTAGGACCGCCGAGGGAGGGCCCTTCAGGCGGAGGGTGCCGGTGCTGGCCACCAGGGGCGGTGGCTTCATCCAGATGCTCCAGGGCTTCATGAAGGGTGGGTCCTGGCTGGACCGGGCAGCGGGTTTATCGGCCGGGGTGAGGGTAACCGCGGTGGCAGAGGACACATCACCACTGCTGGTGAGGTACGATCCTGGGCATCCCGACGCCGACGAAAACGGCTATGTCGAGGGGCCCAACGTTGACGTAGTGGTAGAGATGGTGGACATGATTTCCGCCACGCGAGCCTATGAGGCAAACCTGGCGGCCATAGAGTCTTTCAAGCGCATGGCAACTCGGGCCCTGGATATTGGCCGGGGTTAA
- the flgB gene encoding flagellar basal body rod protein FlgB produces the protein MLAEGRVGVVDVLRRGLQAAGLRHRVLSDNISNADTPGFKRSDVRFSEALKEAVAARQGVTMVTTSVMHLQGQAGRLGQVRAVVVPGGATSQRPDGNNVDIEREMAELTKNTLFFDALSQQIHKKMSLLRTAVNEGRR, from the coding sequence ATGCTGGCTGAGGGAAGAGTGGGCGTTGTAGACGTCCTGCGCCGGGGCCTTCAGGCGGCAGGGCTAAGGCACCGGGTGTTGTCCGACAACATATCCAACGCTGACACGCCGGGGTTCAAAAGGTCGGACGTAAGGTTTTCCGAGGCATTGAAGGAGGCTGTGGCGGCAAGACAGGGTGTGACAATGGTTACCACTAGTGTTATGCACCTGCAAGGACAGGCCGGGAGACTGGGACAGGTCAGGGCAGTTGTGGTACCCGGCGGTGCAACATCACAGAGGCCGGACGGAAACAATGTGGACATTGAGCGCGAGATGGCCGAACTCACCAAGAACACACTGTTCTTCGACGCCCTGTCGCAGCAAATCCACAAGAAGATGTCGCTCTTGCGCACCGCCGTCAATGAGGGGAGGCGCTGA
- the codY gene encoding GTP-sensing pleiotropic transcriptional regulator CodY — protein sequence MRTLLEKTRRLNRLLQKSAGHPVEFNDMAKVLSELVEANVYLLDKEGMILGHALLGEFECGIMKDEVLSAGRFPQRYNDKLLKIDDTFPNSMQEGKKCVFQEGEPCIFEGKVTTIVPMAGGGDRLGTLLLARYGSKFNDEDLILAEYGSTVVSMEMLRGKTERVEEEARKKAAVQVAIGTLSYSELEAIHHIFSELNGMEGFLVASKIADRVGITRSVIVNALRKFESAGVIESRSLGMKGTYIKVLNPRLLDELNKLRV from the coding sequence ATGAGAACACTGCTGGAGAAGACAAGAAGACTCAACCGGCTACTCCAGAAGTCCGCCGGGCACCCGGTGGAGTTTAACGACATGGCGAAGGTGCTATCCGAGCTCGTGGAGGCCAACGTGTACCTCCTTGACAAGGAGGGTATGATACTGGGTCACGCCCTCCTGGGGGAGTTTGAGTGTGGTATCATGAAGGACGAGGTGCTGTCAGCGGGCAGATTCCCCCAGCGGTATAACGACAAGTTACTGAAGATCGACGACACGTTCCCCAACAGCATGCAGGAGGGGAAGAAGTGCGTGTTCCAGGAGGGCGAGCCCTGCATCTTCGAGGGCAAGGTTACAACCATAGTCCCCATGGCTGGGGGGGGTGACCGCCTGGGTACCCTGCTCCTAGCCCGGTATGGCTCCAAGTTCAATGATGAAGACCTGATCCTGGCGGAGTATGGTTCAACAGTGGTTTCCATGGAGATGCTGAGAGGGAAAACCGAGCGGGTGGAGGAAGAGGCGAGAAAGAAGGCAGCTGTGCAGGTGGCCATAGGCACCCTCTCCTACTCAGAGCTCGAGGCCATACACCACATCTTCTCGGAGCTCAACGGCATGGAGGGCTTCCTCGTGGCATCGAAGATTGCTGACCGGGTTGGGATCACACGTTCGGTCATCGTCAATGCCTTGAGGAAGTTCGAAAGCGCGGGTGTGATCGAATCTCGCTCCCTCGGCATGAAGGGAACCTACATCAAGGTCCTGAACCCCCGGCTTCTGGATGAACTGAACAAACTGCGCGTATAG
- the hslU gene encoding ATP-dependent protease ATPase subunit HslU has translation MELTPRQIVEELDKFIVGQAKAKRSVAVALRNRYRRSLLPLDLQEEIFPKNILMMGPTGVGKTEIARRLARLVNAPMVKVEATKFTEVGYVGRDVDSMVRDLVETSIRMVKAEKVNAVEAKARELARERLVSVLVPMPARERQAKNPLEMLFGTGRATPPDEADDKFQAQVAMAKERQERAIHDLDQGLLEEVMVEIEVEDSSVPKVEVFSGAGVEEMGINLQDILGPVMPKRKKKRKVRVREARKILEQEEAQKLVDMDAVTQEAIYRTEQHGIIFIDEIDKIAGRQAAGFGPDVSREGVQRDILPIVEGSTVMTKYGPVKTDHVLFIAAGAFHTTKPTDLIPELQGRLPIRVELDSLGEAEFGRILMEPKNALIRQYKSLLSTEGVDLQFTDDGVREIARMAARVNERTENIGARRLHTIMERLLEEVSFEAPEGKKGTLVVDAQYVQDKLASIIEDVDLSRYIL, from the coding sequence TTGGAGCTGACGCCGCGCCAGATAGTGGAGGAGCTGGACAAGTTCATTGTAGGCCAAGCCAAGGCCAAGCGTTCCGTGGCGGTAGCGCTCCGGAACCGCTACCGCAGGAGCCTCTTGCCCCTGGACCTGCAGGAGGAGATCTTCCCCAAGAACATCCTCATGATGGGCCCCACTGGGGTGGGCAAGACCGAGATCGCCAGGAGGCTTGCTCGACTGGTGAACGCCCCTATGGTGAAGGTGGAGGCCACCAAGTTCACCGAGGTCGGCTATGTCGGGCGGGATGTGGATTCCATGGTAAGAGACCTGGTGGAGACATCCATCAGGATGGTCAAGGCTGAGAAGGTTAACGCGGTAGAGGCTAAGGCCAGGGAACTTGCCCGGGAGCGCCTGGTATCCGTACTTGTTCCCATGCCCGCCCGGGAACGGCAGGCAAAGAACCCCCTGGAGATGTTGTTCGGCACCGGGAGGGCTACCCCGCCAGACGAGGCAGATGATAAGTTCCAGGCTCAGGTGGCCATGGCCAAGGAGCGCCAGGAGAGGGCCATCCATGATCTGGACCAAGGACTCCTGGAAGAGGTTATGGTAGAGATCGAGGTGGAGGATAGCTCGGTGCCCAAGGTTGAGGTCTTCTCCGGGGCCGGTGTGGAGGAGATGGGCATCAACCTGCAGGATATTCTAGGGCCCGTGATGCCCAAGCGGAAAAAGAAACGCAAGGTGAGAGTGAGGGAGGCCAGGAAGATCCTAGAGCAGGAAGAGGCTCAGAAGCTGGTGGATATGGACGCTGTGACTCAAGAGGCCATCTATCGAACTGAGCAGCATGGCATCATCTTCATCGACGAGATCGACAAGATCGCAGGCAGGCAGGCAGCAGGCTTTGGGCCTGATGTATCCAGGGAGGGAGTCCAGCGCGATATCCTTCCCATTGTGGAAGGGTCCACCGTCATGACCAAGTACGGGCCGGTTAAGACCGACCACGTGTTGTTCATCGCGGCCGGGGCCTTCCATACCACCAAACCCACGGACCTCATACCTGAACTCCAGGGAAGGCTTCCCATTAGGGTTGAGCTGGACTCCCTGGGGGAGGCGGAGTTCGGGCGGATATTGATGGAGCCCAAGAATGCCCTGATACGCCAGTACAAGTCCTTGCTGTCCACGGAGGGCGTCGACCTCCAGTTCACCGATGACGGTGTCAGGGAGATTGCCAGGATGGCGGCCCGGGTCAACGAACGGACCGAGAACATTGGGGCAAGGAGGCTGCACACCATCATGGAACGCCTCTTGGAGGAGGTGTCTTTCGAGGCACCCGAGGGGAAGAAGGGCACATTGGTGGTGGATGCCCAGTACGTCCAGGATAAGCTGGCCAGCATCATAGAGGATGTAGATCTATCCCGTTACATACTTTGA
- the hslV gene encoding ATP-dependent protease subunit HslV translates to MIRGTTIVAVLDDGRGAMAGDGQVTLENRTIIKQQAHKVRRLYDGKVLAGFAGSVADAFTLFEKFEGKLKEFRGNLPRAAVELAKDWRTDKVLRRLEALLLVMDRNHLLLVSGGGEVIEPDDRIAAIGSGGPYALAAARALKAHTTLEPRRIAEEALKIASSICVFTNDTLTVEDIGLQEE, encoded by the coding sequence ATGATCCGGGGCACGACGATAGTGGCGGTCCTGGATGATGGCCGGGGTGCCATGGCCGGCGACGGCCAGGTTACCCTGGAGAACAGGACAATTATCAAGCAACAGGCTCACAAGGTTCGCAGGCTTTATGATGGGAAGGTGCTGGCCGGTTTCGCCGGGTCGGTGGCGGACGCGTTTACCCTTTTCGAAAAGTTCGAAGGCAAGCTCAAGGAATTCCGGGGGAACCTCCCTAGGGCTGCCGTGGAACTCGCCAAGGATTGGAGAACCGACAAGGTCCTTAGGCGCCTGGAGGCACTGCTCTTGGTCATGGACAGGAACCACCTCCTTCTTGTGTCGGGGGGCGGAGAGGTCATCGAACCTGATGACCGGATTGCCGCCATCGGATCCGGTGGCCCGTATGCCCTGGCTGCCGCCAGGGCCCTCAAGGCCCACACCACGCTGGAGCCCCGGCGCATAGCAGAGGAGGCCTTGAAAATCGCATCTTCAATATGTGTCTTCACCAATGACACCCTCACGGTGGAAGACATTGGGTTGCAGGAGGAATAG
- a CDS encoding tyrosine recombinase XerC encodes MVVGGEPREPGAEWSRLVDMFLGTLSAEKGCSVRTISSYSGDLSQFFHFPGCAGGGSQMDVSTVRRFLAYLHDQGYSKRSIARKHSALRSFMRFLVREGHLTLNPAAMIPLIKKGRPLPGFLYSPDVERLIESQDISSPLGTRDRAILETLYGAGLRVAELVSLDLGDVDSSVGYVQVVGKGGKERFVPLGSKAIEALGLYFARGRSRLARNPGERALFLNARGSRLTDRGVREIMTRCSRKAGLAGAPSPHTLRHSFATHMLDAGADLRSVQEMLGHASVSTTQIYTHVTKERLKEVYLRAHPRA; translated from the coding sequence ATGGTTGTGGGCGGCGAGCCGAGAGAACCCGGAGCTGAGTGGAGCCGTCTGGTGGACATGTTTCTAGGAACCCTTTCCGCTGAAAAAGGCTGTTCGGTTAGGACCATTAGCTCCTATTCTGGGGATCTGTCCCAGTTTTTTCATTTCCCAGGGTGCGCAGGGGGGGGTTCCCAGATGGATGTCTCCACCGTGCGCAGGTTCCTGGCTTACCTGCACGACCAGGGCTACTCCAAGCGAAGCATCGCGCGCAAGCACTCAGCCCTGAGGTCCTTCATGAGGTTCCTGGTCAGGGAGGGCCACCTCACCTTGAACCCAGCGGCCATGATCCCTCTGATCAAGAAGGGCAGGCCACTCCCGGGGTTCCTTTACTCGCCGGATGTGGAACGCCTCATAGAGTCTCAGGACATATCCTCACCCCTGGGCACCCGGGACAGGGCGATTTTGGAGACCCTTTACGGCGCTGGCCTGCGTGTGGCTGAGCTGGTATCCCTGGACCTGGGGGATGTGGACAGCTCCGTGGGCTACGTCCAGGTCGTGGGCAAGGGGGGCAAGGAACGCTTCGTGCCCCTGGGAAGTAAGGCCATCGAGGCCCTGGGACTTTACTTCGCCCGGGGGAGGTCCCGGCTTGCCAGGAACCCTGGAGAGAGGGCCCTGTTCCTGAACGCCAGGGGCAGCCGCCTTACGGACCGCGGGGTCAGGGAGATCATGACACGGTGCAGCCGCAAGGCGGGCCTCGCAGGAGCCCCCAGCCCCCACACCTTGAGGCACTCCTTCGCCACGCACATGCTTGATGCCGGGGCGGACCTCAGGAGCGTTCAGGAGATGCTAGGCCATGCCAGTGTGTCCACAACCCAGATCTACACTCACGTCACCAAGGAAAGGCTCAAGGAGGTCTACCTGAGGGCTCACCCCAGGGCATGA
- the trmFO gene encoding methylenetetrahydrofolate--tRNA-(uracil(54)-C(5))-methyltransferase (FADH(2)-oxidizing) TrmFO: MPSIEVVGGGLAGVEAAWAASRMGCQVTLREMRPALMTPAHATGDLAELVCSNSLGSWDLSSASGLLKEEMRRLDSLVLRTAEATRVPAGRALAVDRRLFSRHITQEIEGNPSIVVDRSEVQAVPQAPAVLATGPLTSPSLAKALRGLVGEDNLYFYDAVAPIVAGDSIAWERVFTASRYENGSEDYVNCPMNREEYEDFWNALVGAQAAQRHAFEEARFFEGCLPVEELARRGKDTLRYGPLRPVGLVDPATGRQPYAVVQLRREDASGRLYNLVGFQTGLKWGEQGRVFRMIPGLERAGFVRYGVMHRNTYICSPRALEPTLEVRSRQGLFVAGQVTGVEGYMESAASGIWAGLNAARRSSGLDPVELPPESMLGALIGYICRANPQVFQPMKASFGLLPPLQGGPRSKRERHEAMAQRALECVDNMVKIMTYTIAN; this comes from the coding sequence ATGCCCTCCATCGAGGTTGTAGGGGGCGGCCTTGCGGGTGTGGAGGCTGCCTGGGCCGCATCCCGCATGGGCTGCCAGGTTACCCTGCGGGAGATGAGGCCTGCGTTAATGACGCCCGCCCACGCCACAGGAGACCTCGCCGAGCTTGTGTGCTCCAACTCCCTGGGCTCCTGGGATCTGTCCAGTGCTTCAGGCCTCCTCAAAGAGGAGATGAGGAGACTGGACTCCCTGGTGCTCAGGACGGCCGAGGCCACCCGGGTGCCCGCCGGGCGAGCCTTGGCCGTGGACAGGCGACTCTTCTCCAGGCACATCACCCAGGAGATCGAGGGGAACCCCTCTATTGTGGTGGACCGCAGCGAGGTCCAGGCAGTACCACAGGCCCCTGCTGTGCTGGCCACAGGCCCGCTGACTAGCCCGTCACTGGCCAAGGCCCTGAGAGGCCTGGTAGGAGAGGACAACCTCTACTTCTACGACGCAGTCGCCCCCATAGTCGCTGGGGACTCCATAGCATGGGAGAGGGTGTTCACCGCTTCCCGTTACGAAAATGGCTCCGAGGATTATGTGAACTGCCCTATGAACAGGGAGGAGTATGAGGACTTTTGGAACGCCCTGGTGGGAGCCCAAGCAGCCCAGCGCCACGCCTTTGAGGAGGCCCGGTTCTTCGAGGGCTGCCTGCCCGTGGAGGAGCTGGCCCGCCGTGGCAAAGACACCCTTCGCTACGGCCCGCTGAGGCCTGTGGGCCTGGTAGACCCCGCCACTGGCCGGCAACCCTACGCGGTGGTCCAGCTTAGAAGAGAGGATGCCTCAGGACGCCTCTACAACCTGGTGGGCTTCCAGACGGGACTCAAGTGGGGGGAGCAGGGAAGGGTATTCCGCATGATCCCCGGCCTGGAGCGGGCGGGATTCGTGAGGTACGGGGTCATGCACCGTAACACCTACATCTGTTCCCCTAGGGCGCTGGAGCCCACCCTGGAGGTCCGGTCAAGACAGGGCCTCTTCGTGGCAGGCCAGGTCACGGGGGTTGAGGGTTACATGGAATCCGCGGCCTCGGGCATCTGGGCAGGGCTGAACGCGGCCAGGCGCTCCTCCGGGCTGGACCCGGTGGAGTTACCCCCCGAGTCCATGCTGGGGGCTCTCATAGGCTACATATGCCGGGCCAATCCCCAGGTCTTCCAACCCATGAAGGCCAGCTTTGGCCTCTTGCCTCCCCTTCAGGGGGGACCGAGGTCCAAGCGGGAGCGGCATGAGGCCATGGCCCAGCGGGCACTGGAGTGTGTGGATAATATGGTGAAAATTATGACTTATACTATTGCCAACTAG
- the topA gene encoding type I DNA topoisomerase — protein sequence MYKPLIIVESPAKARTIQKFLGSSFEVKASMGHVRDLPKSSLGVDVENGFRPQYVGIKSKAKVVSDLKKSASGREVYLATDPDREGEAISWHLLEVLGIPGDATCRVVFHEITRDIVKNALKSPRVVDQHLVDAQQARRVLDRLVGYKLSPLLWKKVKRGLSAGRVQSVAVRLICDREAEIQAFQQEEYWSLTAHLAKADGAGFRAKLLGKGRQESRMNTEDDVRAAMRDLEGARYEVLEVKRKDRRRRPAAPFNTSSLQQEAARKLGFPVKRTMALAQQLYEGLEVGKEGATGLITYMRTDSTRISQVAREETRHYIESTFGKEYLGGAPKRPQAKVNIQDAHEAIRPTSVLRDPEGMKQYLNRDQYRLYRLIWERMVASEMASAVYDAVSCDVGARDHVFRATGSTMKFPGFTRIYIEGRDNGDPESEETLPPLTKGERLDLTRLEPCQHFTQPPPRYTEAMLVKTLEEKGIGRPSTYVPIISTIQERGYVHLEDRKFFPTELGKVVVELLGKHFPDIVDAAFTARLEGDLDRVEGGQDDWQRLVGAFYRPFSERLENADEALERVKVPDEPSDVKCDKCGKMMVKKVGRFGPFLACPGFPECRNTRPIMESVDAACPLCGGQMMKKRSKKKRAFYGCENYPKCQFSVWNKPTRERCPQCGSFMIHRRGKAGTYLQCANPGCPSGAEGALT from the coding sequence ATGTACAAACCGCTCATCATCGTGGAGTCTCCGGCAAAGGCCCGGACAATCCAGAAGTTCCTGGGCTCCTCCTTTGAGGTCAAGGCCTCCATGGGTCACGTCAGGGACCTGCCGAAGAGTTCCCTGGGCGTGGACGTGGAGAACGGGTTCCGGCCCCAGTACGTGGGGATAAAGAGCAAGGCCAAGGTCGTCTCAGACCTCAAGAAGAGCGCTTCGGGCAGGGAGGTCTACCTCGCTACAGACCCGGACAGGGAGGGTGAGGCCATCTCCTGGCACCTCCTGGAGGTGCTGGGGATCCCTGGGGACGCCACCTGCAGGGTGGTCTTCCACGAGATCACCAGGGACATCGTGAAGAACGCCCTCAAGTCACCCAGGGTGGTGGACCAGCACCTGGTAGACGCCCAGCAAGCCCGCAGGGTCCTTGACCGCCTTGTGGGTTACAAGCTCAGCCCACTCCTGTGGAAGAAGGTGAAAAGGGGCCTCAGCGCCGGGCGAGTCCAGTCGGTGGCGGTCAGGCTCATCTGTGACAGGGAGGCGGAGATCCAGGCGTTCCAGCAAGAGGAGTACTGGAGCCTCACCGCTCACCTGGCCAAGGCGGACGGTGCCGGCTTCCGGGCCAAGCTCCTTGGGAAGGGCCGCCAGGAATCCCGGATGAACACCGAGGACGATGTCCGAGCCGCCATGCGGGACCTGGAGGGCGCCCGTTATGAGGTGCTGGAGGTCAAGCGAAAGGACAGGAGACGGAGACCGGCGGCCCCCTTTAACACCTCCAGCCTGCAGCAGGAGGCCGCACGGAAACTGGGTTTCCCGGTCAAGAGGACCATGGCTCTGGCCCAGCAGCTCTACGAGGGACTAGAGGTAGGGAAGGAGGGCGCAACCGGGCTCATCACATACATGCGCACGGATTCCACGAGGATATCCCAGGTGGCCAGGGAAGAGACGCGGCACTACATCGAGAGTACCTTCGGCAAGGAATACCTGGGAGGCGCCCCGAAAAGGCCCCAGGCCAAGGTTAACATCCAGGATGCCCATGAAGCCATAAGGCCCACCTCAGTGCTGAGGGACCCAGAGGGCATGAAGCAGTATCTTAACCGGGACCAGTACAGGCTCTACCGGCTCATATGGGAGCGAATGGTGGCCAGCGAGATGGCCTCGGCAGTGTACGACGCTGTGTCATGCGACGTGGGAGCCCGGGACCACGTGTTCAGGGCAACGGGTTCCACAATGAAGTTCCCGGGCTTCACCAGGATATATATCGAGGGCAGGGACAACGGGGACCCAGAGAGTGAGGAGACCCTGCCTCCGCTCACCAAGGGGGAGAGGCTTGACCTCACCAGACTTGAACCTTGCCAGCACTTTACCCAGCCCCCGCCCCGCTACACTGAGGCCATGCTTGTGAAGACCCTGGAGGAAAAGGGCATAGGTCGTCCCAGCACCTACGTGCCCATCATCTCCACAATACAGGAGCGGGGGTATGTGCATCTGGAGGACAGGAAGTTCTTCCCAACAGAACTCGGCAAGGTTGTTGTTGAACTCCTAGGGAAGCACTTCCCTGACATAGTTGACGCCGCTTTTACCGCCCGCCTCGAGGGGGATCTGGATAGGGTGGAGGGGGGCCAGGACGACTGGCAGCGCCTTGTCGGCGCATTCTACAGGCCCTTCTCAGAGAGGTTGGAGAACGCTGACGAGGCATTGGAGAGGGTCAAGGTGCCAGACGAACCCTCTGACGTGAAGTGTGACAAGTGCGGCAAGATGATGGTGAAGAAGGTTGGCAGGTTCGGACCGTTCCTGGCCTGCCCAGGGTTCCCTGAGTGCCGGAACACCAGGCCCATAATGGAGAGCGTGGATGCGGCATGCCCGCTATGCGGTGGGCAGATGATGAAGAAGCGTTCCAAGAAGAAGAGGGCCTTCTACGGCTGCGAGAACTATCCCAAGTGCCAGTTCAGCGTGTGGAACAAGCCTACCCGCGAGCGGTGTCCCCAGTGTGGCTCCTTCATGATCCATCGCCGGGGGAAGGCTGGTACCTACCTGCAGTGTGCCAACCCAGGCTGCCCCTCTGGTGCGGAGGGGGCACTTACCTGA
- a CDS encoding 4Fe-4S double cluster binding domain-containing protein, translated as MPSPRTLLDDLRARAHDAGLEVGVSASLAFTQWREAVEDRPEYAPYRYMAQEYDARRLLPEARSLVAVAYDYGRKGVPSPLRGHVARLYFTGVHLGYPKSQAVRAFESGLAARGWGMVPFSQAVRPAAIAAGLVHQRVNCLAYRPRGASLVSLHAWAVDAEIEPTEPLAQASCGECSRCVEACPTGAILEPYHLDPRRCLDFLATRGGRLPLELRSRMGGWILGCDACQEACPHNRHVAWVAPEPGLEEASQNFHPATLLLSTPREFDLEYKDLLAGRLGHREARRNAAVALGNLGAWLSGRVPVWDELGHAEPAFAGASQTLDTGALVSVLGKALEDPEPLVRSHVAWALGQVGSPKALSLLEAHTSKEQDVSVLDEVRWALQGA; from the coding sequence ATGCCATCCCCCAGGACACTCCTGGATGACTTGAGGGCGCGGGCGCACGACGCAGGGCTTGAGGTGGGAGTCAGCGCCTCGCTGGCCTTCACCCAGTGGCGGGAGGCTGTGGAGGATCGCCCGGAATACGCCCCTTACCGCTACATGGCCCAGGAGTACGACGCCAGGCGGCTTCTTCCCGAAGCTAGGTCGCTGGTGGCCGTGGCCTACGACTACGGCCGCAAGGGCGTCCCTTCCCCCCTCCGGGGGCATGTGGCCCGCCTTTACTTCACCGGCGTGCACCTGGGGTACCCTAAGTCCCAGGCAGTAAGGGCATTTGAGTCTGGGCTGGCGGCCCGGGGCTGGGGTATGGTGCCCTTTAGCCAGGCAGTGAGACCCGCGGCCATCGCGGCCGGGCTGGTCCATCAACGGGTGAATTGCCTGGCCTACAGGCCGCGGGGTGCCTCCTTGGTATCGCTGCACGCATGGGCGGTGGATGCCGAGATCGAGCCCACTGAACCCCTGGCCCAGGCCTCATGCGGGGAATGCAGTAGGTGCGTGGAGGCCTGCCCCACCGGCGCCATCCTAGAACCCTATCACCTGGACCCCAGGAGGTGTTTGGACTTCCTGGCTACCCGGGGGGGCCGGCTGCCCCTTGAACTCAGGTCGCGTATGGGCGGGTGGATACTGGGGTGCGACGCCTGCCAGGAGGCTTGTCCCCACAACCGGCACGTTGCGTGGGTAGCGCCGGAGCCAGGCTTGGAGGAAGCCTCCCAGAATTTCCATCCCGCAACCCTCCTTTTGAGCACACCCCGGGAGTTCGACCTAGAGTACAAGGACCTCTTGGCCGGCAGGCTCGGGCACAGGGAGGCCCGGAGAAACGCCGCCGTGGCCCTGGGCAACCTTGGGGCCTGGCTCTCAGGAAGGGTACCCGTGTGGGATGAGCTGGGCCACGCGGAACCGGCCTTCGCCGGTGCCAGCCAGACCCTGGACACGGGGGCCCTTGTCTCCGTGCTGGGAAAGGCGCTGGAAGACCCAGAGCCTCTCGTCCGGTCCCATGTGGCCTGGGCTCTGGGCCAGGTGGGATCGCCCAAGGCGCTCTCTCTCCTTGAGGCTCACACTTCTAAGGAGCAGGATGTCTCAGTCCTGGATGAGGTGCGCTGGGCCCTCCAGGGGGCCTAA
- a CDS encoding cupin domain-containing protein — MQKPELEFFDTEMVPWKPVPGSQAGVFEKILSRDEETGSYTRLLKFSPGLRLQDTLVHDFWEEVFILEGALVDRAKGKTFTRGMYACRPPGMVHGPYDIPFGCVTLETRYYQHSIPSP, encoded by the coding sequence ATGCAAAAACCGGAACTGGAGTTTTTCGATACCGAAATGGTGCCGTGGAAGCCTGTGCCGGGGAGCCAGGCAGGGGTCTTTGAGAAGATACTCAGCAGGGATGAGGAGACGGGCTCTTACACCAGGCTCCTGAAGTTCAGTCCAGGCCTCCGGCTACAGGACACGCTGGTCCACGACTTCTGGGAGGAGGTATTCATCCTGGAGGGTGCCCTCGTGGACCGGGCCAAGGGAAAAACCTTCACCAGGGGTATGTACGCCTGCAGGCCGCCAGGGATGGTCCACGGACCCTACGACATTCCCTTTGGCTGCGTCACGCTGGAGACCCGCTACTACCAACACTCCATCCCATCGCCGTGA